Proteins co-encoded in one Scatophagus argus isolate fScaArg1 chromosome 11, fScaArg1.pri, whole genome shotgun sequence genomic window:
- the col28a2a gene encoding collagen, type XXVIII, alpha 2a, which yields MFPSFTSVLLVTALTSVWAQDFYEERKTNKKYRVRPPAANIHDGQAILDEDCSLELSFLLDSSESAKDNHEQEKLFSMNVVDRLQGARLQTGRSLSLRVALLQYSSHVITEQTFRDWRGTENFKTRIAPIVYIGHGTYTTYAITNMTKIYLEESSPGSIKVAVLLTDGISHPRNPDIFSAVADAKNQGIKFFTLGITRAANEPANVAQLRLLASAPASHFLHNLQDEDIVQKIVTEITGLADEGCPLAQRCACEKGERGPSGPAGKKGRPGDDGAPGLKGQKGEAGLSGLPGREGAEGKPGYKGEKGERGECGTPGIKGDRGPEGPVGSRGIRGLQGLPGPHGDAGPEGPQGKQGERGPPGPPGIQGETGIGLPGPKGDMGFQGRPGPPGPHGVGEPGLPGPQGPQGVQGDKGPQGEGFPGPKGDRGFPGPRGPRGQQGAGIKGERGELGPPGPPGPVGLTGVGIQGEKGIEGPRGPPGVRGIPGEGLPGPKGDQGLPGEQGAPGERGIGEPGPKGEPGAAGLGGLPGLPGEDGPPGQKGEPGLSGVRGPEGAPGIGTQGEKGDQGLRGIRGLHGPPGISGPSGPKGERGLPGTQGMPGQSGRSISGPKGEIGPSGPPGPVGETGHGLPGPKGERGHPGLPGPVGPKGEGLPGPVGPPGMQGLPGEPGPEGIGIPGPKGDIGFRGLPGLPGPPGEGLQGPPGNVGRPGPAGPNGPPGEGIQGPKGEPGSQGMTGPRGPQGDGFPGAKGDRGLPGERGMKGAKGDIGDSGVPGEAGRPGAKGEPGLTREDIIKLIKEVCGCGVKCKERPMELVFVIDSSESVGPENFEIIKDFVTRLVDRTTVGRNATRIGLVLYSLDVHLEFNLARYMSKQDVKQAIRKMPYMGEGTYTGTAIRKATQEAFFSARPGVRKVAIVITDGQTDKREPVKLDLAVREAHAANIEMYALGIVNSSDPTQAEFLRELNLIASDPDSEHMYLIDDFNTLPALESKLVSQFCEDENGALIYNRITNGQWNGNNGHGRGINGNNGHGENSNGYNGYGNNGYAYGNNGYGNNGNAYNYQEEIQNQRRTSSRGRGDTFTLPISADPLPVQVVEDDEGEDLDLRAHARVGSAVAAVNKTTSLSTERESSSSNEAVISSSSFATSSSSSATTLSTLSSVSSLNSNKLQPVESPVLPEEARPVDPRCNLSLDQGSCRNYSIRWYYDKQANACAQFWYGGCGGNDNRYETEDECKKTCVAFRTAG from the exons ATGTTCCCCTCCTTTACGTCAGTGCTGCTGGTCACAGCACTGACCAGCGTCTGGGCCCAAGACTTTTatgaagagaggaaaactaACAAGAAATACAGAGTCAGACCTCCTGCTGCAAACATTCATGATGGACAAG CCATCCTAGACGAGGACTGCAGCTTGGAGCTCTCCTTTCTGCTGGACAGCTCTGAGAGTGCCAAGGACAATCACGAGCAGGAAAAGCTGTTTTCTATGAATGTGGTGGACAGACTCCAAGGTGCACGACTGCAGACCGGCCGCAGCTTGAGTCTGAGGGTGGCTCTGCTGCAGTACAGCAGTCATGTTATCACAGAGCAAACCTTCAGAGACTGGAGGGGCACAGAGAACTTCAAGACCCGTATAGCTCCCATTGTCTACATCGGACATGGCACCTACACCACCTACGCCATCACCAACATGACCAAGATCTACCTGGAGGAATCCAGCCCTGGCAGCATCAAAGTGGCCGTGTTGCTCACGGATGGTATTTCCCACCCGAGGAATCCTGACATCTTCTCTGCTGTGGCTGATGCCAAGAACCAGGGCATCAAATTCTTCACTCTGGGCATCACCCGTGCAGCCAATGAGCCGGCCAACGTAGCCCAACTCCGTCTCCTTGCCAGCGCGCCGGCCTCACACTTCCTCCATAATTTACAGGATGAAGACATTGTCCAAAAAATCGTCACTGAGATT acTGGCTTGGCTGATGAAGGA TGCCCTCTGGCTCAGAGATGCGCTtgtgagaaaggagagagggggcCAAGTGGGCCAGCG GGGAAAAAAGGTCGTCCTGGAGATGATGGAGCCCCAGGGCTTAAAGGGCAAAAG GGTGAAGCAGGACTAAGTGGTCTACCCGGGCGAGAGGGTGCTGAG GGGAAACCTGGTTACAAAGGAGAAAAG GGTGAGAGGGGCGAGTGCGGGACTCCAGGAATAAAAGGAGACAGG GGTCCTGAGGGTCCAGTAGGATCAAGAGGAATTAGAGGTCTACAG GGGTTACCAGGACCACATGGAGACGCTGGACCAGAGGGTCCTCAGGGAAAGCAG GGTGAACGAGGCCCTCCTGGCCCTCCAGGAATTCAGGGGGAAACGGGTATAGGGCTACCTGGACCCAAA GGTGACATGGGATTCCAGGGCCGACCAGGACCTCCCGGTCCTCATGGAGTGGGTGAACCCGGTCTTCCC GGACCTCAAGGACCACAAGGTGTTCAAGGAGATAAAGGACCCCAAGGCGAGGGGTTTCCGGGACCAAAG GGGGATCGGGGGTTTCCAGGACCAAGGGGGCCAAGGGGACAGCAGGGTGCAGGCATTAAAGGAGAAAGG GGTGAACTGGGGCCTCCAGGTCCTCCAGGGCCAGTTGGACTGACAGGCGTGGGCATACAGGGAGAGAAG GGAATTGAAGGGCCAAGAGGTCCACCAGGAGTCAGAGGAATTCCAGGAGAGGGTTTACCTGGACCCAAG GGAGACCAGGGATTACCAGGAGAGCAGGGAGCTCCTGGAGAAAGAGGCATTGGTGAGCCTGGTCCAAAG GGAGAGCCTGGAGCTGCTGGCTTGGGTGGCCTGCCTGGTCTTCCAGGAGAGGATGGACCTCCAGGGCAGAAG GGCGAACCTGGCTTATCTGGTGTAAGAGGCCCTGAGGGAGCACCAGGAATTGGCACTCAAGGGGAGAAG GGAGACCAGGGTCTGAGGGGCATCCGTGGATTACATGGCCCCCCTGGTATCTCTGGACCCTCTGGACCAAAG GGTGAACGTGGACTACCAGGCACACAGGGCATGCCCGGGCAGTCAGGGCGGTCCATATCAGGTCCAAAG GGTGAAATTGGCCCTTCTGGTCCCCCTGGTCCTGTAGGTGAAACAGGCCATGGATTACCTGGTCCAAAG GGTGAACGTGGTCACCCAGGTTTACCAGGTCCAGTTGGTCCAAAAGGCGAAGGCCTCCCTGGCCCAGTG GGTCCCCCAGGCATGCAAGGCTTACCGGGTGAGCCGGGTCCAGAAGGAATAGGAATTCCTGGTCCCAAG GGTGACATTGGCTTTAGGGGATTGCCAGGTTTGCCCGGCCCACCTGGAGAGGGCTTACAAGGACCACCG GGTAATGTTGGGAGGCCAGGACCTGCTGGTCCAAATGGACCTCCAGGAGAGGGTATCCAAGGCCCAAAG GGTGAGCCAGGATCTCAAGGTATGACTGGGCCTAGAGGACCACAAGGAGATGGATTTCCTGGAGCTAAG GGCGATCGTGGGTTGCCTGGTGAGAGAGGAATGAAAGGTGCAAAAGGAGACATTGGAGATTCTGGAGTACCAGGTGAAGCG GGGAGGCCAGGAGCAAAAGGAGAACCAGGCCTCACA AGAGAGGACATCATTAAGCTGATCAAAGAAGTCTGTG gATGTGGCGTCAAGTGCAAAGAAAGACCAATGGAACTTGTGTTCGTCATCGACAGCTCAGAGAGTGTCGGCCCTGAGAACTTTGAAATCATCAAGGACTTTGTCACCAGGTTGGTGGACCGGACCACAGTTGGCCGCAATGCCACCAGAATTGGACTGGTTCTCTACAGTCTGGATGTCCATTTGGAGTTCAATTTGGCACGATACATGAGCAAACAGGACGTTAAGCAGGCCATCAGAAAAATGCCTTACATGGGTGAGGGCACCTACACTGGCACAGCGATCAGAAAGGCGACACAGGAAGCTTTCTTCAGCGCTCGACCTGGAGTCAGAAAAGTAGCCATCGTCATCACTGATGGTCAAACTGACAAACGAGAGCCCGTTAAACTTGACTTAGCTGTAAGGGAAGCTCATGCTGCAAACATTGAGATGTACGCCCTGGGGATCGTCAATTCCTCTGATCCTACGCAGGCTGAGTTCCTGCGTGAGCTCAATCTGATTGCCTCTGACCCCGACAGTGAACACATGTACCTCATTGATGACTTCAATACTCTGCCAG caCTGGAGTCTAAACTCGTCAGTCAGTTCTGTGAAGATGAAAATGGCGCCCTCATTTACAATCGCATAACAAATGGGCAGTGGAACGGCAACAATGGACATGGGCGTGGCATTAATGGAAACAATGGACATGGGGAAAATAGCAATGGATATAATGGCTATGGCAATAATGGTTATGCCTATGGTAACAATGGATATGGCAACAATGGGAATGCTTACAATTACCAAGAGGAGATCCAAAATCAGAGACGCACCAGCAGCCGAGGCCGTGGAGACACCTTCACACTGCCCATCAGTGCTGATCCTCTCCCTGTTCAG GTGGTGGAAGATGATGAAGGTGAAGATTTAGACTTAAGAGCCCATGCACGAGTTGGTAGTGCTGTAGCTGCAGTCAACAAAACGACATCTTTATCGACTGAGAGGGAAAGCTCTTCCTCCAACGAGGCGGTCATATCATCTTCATCCTTTGCTACATCTTCATCGTCATCTGCAACAACTTTGTCAACGCTCAGCTCAGTTTCATCTTTAAACTCGAATAAGTTGCAGCCTGTGGAGAGTCCAGTCCTGCCTGAAG AGGCCCGTCCTGTAGATCCACGCTGTAACCTCAGCTTGGACCAAGGCTCCTGCAGAAACTATAGCATCCGCTGGTATTATGACAAACAGGCCAATGCCTGTGCACAGTTTTGGTACGGAGGCTGTGGTGGAAATGACAACCGTTATGAAACAGAAGACGAATGCAAGAAGACCTGCGTTGCATTCAGAACAG Caggataa
- the bbs5 gene encoding Bardet-Biedl syndrome 5 protein homolog isoform X2, giving the protein MASVLDALWEDRDVRFDITAQQMKTRPGEALIDCLDSIEDTKGNNGDRGRLLVTNLRIIWHSLALPRVNLSVGYNSIINITTRTANSKLRGQTEALYILTKSNNTRFEFIFTNVVPGSPRLFTSVIAVHRAYETSKMYRDLKLRAALIQNKQLRLLPREQVYDKINGVWNLSSDQGNLGTFFITNVRIVWHANMNESFNVSIPYLQIWSIRIRDSKFGLALVIESSRQSGGYVLGFKIDPVDKLQDALKEINSLHKVYSANPIFGVEYEMEEKPQPLEELTVEQPPDDVEIEPDEQTDAFTAYFADGNKQQDREPVFSEELGLAVEKLKDGFTLQGLWEVMG; this is encoded by the exons ATGGCGTCAGTTTTAGATGCTCTCTGGGAAGACAGAGACGTTAGATTCGACATAACAGCACA GCAGATGAAAACACGGCCAGGAGAAGCACTAATAGACTGCCTGGACTCCATAGAAGACACAAAAGGAAACAACGGAGATCGAG GGCGACTGTTGGTAACAAACCTGAGAATCATTTGGCATTCTTTGGCTCTGCCAAGAGTCAATTTGT ctgTGGGTTACAACTCTATCATTAACATCACAACAAGGACAGCAAACTCA AAACTGAGAGGCCAAACTGAAGCACTCTACATCTTGACCAAGTCCAACAACACAAGATTTGAGTTCATCTTCACAAATGTGGTTCCAGGAAGTCCACGGCTCTTTACTTCTGTCATTGCAGTTCATAG GGCTTATGAGACATCTAAAATGTACCGAGACCTGAAACTGCGAGCTGCTcttattcaaaacaaacagctaaGGCTCTTGCCCCGAGAGCAAGTGTATGATAAAATTAACGGAGTTTGGAATTTATCCAGTGATCAG ggtaACCTTGGAACATTCTTTATCACCAATGTCCGCATTGTGTGGCACGCCAACATGAATGAGAGCTTCAATGTCAGCATTCCTTACCTTCAGATT tggTCCATCAGAATAAGAGACTCAAAGTTCGGCTTGGCTTTGGTGATAGAGAGTTCTCGCCAG agtgGCGGATATGTCCTTGGGTTTAAGATTGACCCTGTAGACAAGCTTCAGGATGCACTTAAGGAAATCAACTCGTTGCACAAGGTGTACTCTGCCAACCCCATCTTTGGAGTGGAATATGAAATGGAAGAAAAG CCCCAGCCATTGGAAGAACTCACAGTGGAACAGCCTCCTGATGATGTGGAAATCGAGCCTGATGAGCAGACTGATGCtttcact GCTTACTTTGCTGATGGAAACAAG CAACAAGACCGTGAGCCAGTGTTCTCTGAGGAGCTGGGCCTCGCCGTTGAAAAGCTTAAGGACGGCTTCACACTTCAAGGACTGTGGGAAGTTATGGGTTAG
- the bbs5 gene encoding Bardet-Biedl syndrome 5 protein homolog isoform X1, with protein sequence MGRNTGISEILRRYILKCLLNTFPQALNWTRVLNIVLLAFRLLPRQMKTRPGEALIDCLDSIEDTKGNNGDRGRLLVTNLRIIWHSLALPRVNLSVGYNSIINITTRTANSKLRGQTEALYILTKSNNTRFEFIFTNVVPGSPRLFTSVIAVHRAYETSKMYRDLKLRAALIQNKQLRLLPREQVYDKINGVWNLSSDQGNLGTFFITNVRIVWHANMNESFNVSIPYLQIWSIRIRDSKFGLALVIESSRQSGGYVLGFKIDPVDKLQDALKEINSLHKVYSANPIFGVEYEMEEKPQPLEELTVEQPPDDVEIEPDEQTDAFTAYFADGNKQQDREPVFSEELGLAVEKLKDGFTLQGLWEVMG encoded by the exons ATGGGGAGAAATACAGGAATTAGTGAAATACTGCGCCGATATATACTGAAATGCCTATTAAACACGTTTCCTCAAGCTTTAAATTGGACACGCGTCCTCAATATTGTCCTCTTGGCTTTCCGTCTGTTGCCACG GCAGATGAAAACACGGCCAGGAGAAGCACTAATAGACTGCCTGGACTCCATAGAAGACACAAAAGGAAACAACGGAGATCGAG GGCGACTGTTGGTAACAAACCTGAGAATCATTTGGCATTCTTTGGCTCTGCCAAGAGTCAATTTGT ctgTGGGTTACAACTCTATCATTAACATCACAACAAGGACAGCAAACTCA AAACTGAGAGGCCAAACTGAAGCACTCTACATCTTGACCAAGTCCAACAACACAAGATTTGAGTTCATCTTCACAAATGTGGTTCCAGGAAGTCCACGGCTCTTTACTTCTGTCATTGCAGTTCATAG GGCTTATGAGACATCTAAAATGTACCGAGACCTGAAACTGCGAGCTGCTcttattcaaaacaaacagctaaGGCTCTTGCCCCGAGAGCAAGTGTATGATAAAATTAACGGAGTTTGGAATTTATCCAGTGATCAG ggtaACCTTGGAACATTCTTTATCACCAATGTCCGCATTGTGTGGCACGCCAACATGAATGAGAGCTTCAATGTCAGCATTCCTTACCTTCAGATT tggTCCATCAGAATAAGAGACTCAAAGTTCGGCTTGGCTTTGGTGATAGAGAGTTCTCGCCAG agtgGCGGATATGTCCTTGGGTTTAAGATTGACCCTGTAGACAAGCTTCAGGATGCACTTAAGGAAATCAACTCGTTGCACAAGGTGTACTCTGCCAACCCCATCTTTGGAGTGGAATATGAAATGGAAGAAAAG CCCCAGCCATTGGAAGAACTCACAGTGGAACAGCCTCCTGATGATGTGGAAATCGAGCCTGATGAGCAGACTGATGCtttcact GCTTACTTTGCTGATGGAAACAAG CAACAAGACCGTGAGCCAGTGTTCTCTGAGGAGCTGGGCCTCGCCGTTGAAAAGCTTAAGGACGGCTTCACACTTCAAGGACTGTGGGAAGTTATGGGTTAG
- the fastkd1 gene encoding FAST kinase domain-containing protein 1, mitochondrial, which produces MHRLRCASSFLRRHLHGGTVNRDQVLEQLQVCSAEDQVFDVVGKNKAKLTVNHVGCAVVMLWQFQKEKPQILRTVEHTKSHPQFLTLRVLAENKIALMDDCMLVDTLYTFLRFNVEPHDSLVQQLVSETWLRLDRIPMTSLSKFAVCLSDQQLQHSPLMGHITSIVDQRLSSIDDPRVLSVLMVSTASLVSPRLRDALIDRVDHLLDTMDPSNHSNPRRVVQFLRHIKYCYRPLLEKCNKLLLANIPRMDAETISIIMGLYQSLQFNSCDFRLAAKQRLTELVDSSTDPFSFTKLFVTLAPMASQEIRERLENTALLLADELSPQQTMAVAEALEEIQSRNLGLLNKIVSIIQRNLQDYKPVELARITQALFLLQYQNPKLFTKLRNILVNFLHRSVFPTEVTMLTRILSMLPCSRLDNGVISRVDAVVTQCNLNDLNTISFAIAKWVRTDLSYHHNTPTKYVRLLQTLNACGHQRLRTADRLDLVLEELKYISGEWFEEMLVGETMVTLQRMMDQINWTNVPELALFLAKINHLCPPLMDRIASVAIKDVDKIHYSATYATLLPFSVLNYDNPQADELYDVYIRHFTPHMSSFDPHLLVLLAYSLALADCFPEELVREIFSLDFLGKLDVQLETLPDTLNMRTRLRLMELNRAVCLECPEFQVPWFHERYCQQMQKKGTGFVTPAQQQIHKMLGEVLDGINRVRLAVVTPYFYTIDFECILDKNLQPLTYIEPNTLQMSEQGKVHWGTSSLENIRDELPPGAQRVAVDFLDSKSFCKNSRNMKGKALMRKRHLEILGYRVVQIPHFEWNSMELSSQDAWKKYLKKKIFE; this is translated from the exons ATGCATCGGCTCAGGTGTGCGAGTTCCTTTCTACGGAGGCACCTTCATGGTGGGACAGTGAACCGAGACCAGGTTCTGGAGCAACTGCAGGTTTGCTCTGCTGAAGACCAGGTGTTTGATGTGGTGGGCAAAAACAAGGCCAAGCTCACAGTGAACCATGTAGGCTGTGCTGTAGTTATGCTGTGGCAGTTTCAGAAAGAGAAACCACAAATACTCCGGACTGTTGAGCACACCAAGAGCCACCCGCAGTTCTTGACTCTCCGGGTTTTAGCGGAGAACAAAATCGCTCTGATGGATGATTGTATGTTGGTGGACACGCTATACACTTTCCTCAG gtTCAATGTGGAACCACATGACTCTCTTGTTCAGCAGTTGGTTTCAGAAACATGGCTCAGATTAGACAG AATTCCGATGACATCCCTGTCCAAGTTTGCCGTCTGTCTAAGTGatcagcagcttcagcacagTCCTCTAATGGGCCACATCACCAGTATTGTGGATCAGAGGTTGTCGTCTATTGATGATCCCAG GGTCCTAAGTGTACTGATGGTAAGCACGGCGTCTCTGGTGTCTCCTCGACTTCGGGATGCCCTCATTGACAGGGTAGACCATCTCCTGGACACCATGGATCCCTCAAACCACAGCAACCCGCGGAGAGTGGTGCAGTTCCTACGTCACATCAAATACTGTTACCGGCCTCTGCTGGAGAAGTGCAACAAGCTCCTCTTGGCCAACATTCCCAGGATGGACGCAGAAACTATTAGCATCATCATGGGGCTGTATCAGTCCCTGCAGTTCAACAGCTGTGACTTCAGGCTGGCTGCTAAACAAAGACTAACAGAACTGGTTGATTCAAGCACTGATCCTTTCTCCTTCACTAAACTGTTTGTCACTCTGGCTCCAATGGCCAGTCAGGAGATCAGAGAACG GTTGGAGAACACAGCCCTCCTGTTGGCAGATGAGCTCAGTCCACAGCAGACCATGGCTGTAGCAGAAGCTCTAGAGGAGATCCAAAGCAGGAATCTTGGTTTACTGAACAA AATTGTATCGATAATCCAAAGGAACCTTCAAGACTACAAGCCAGTGGAATTGGCCAGAATCACACAagctctgtttctgctgcaatACCAGAACCCCAAACTCTTCACAAAACTTAGAAACATTCTGGTCAA TTTTTTGCACCGCAGCGTCTTCCCCACTGAGGTGACCATGTTGACTCGTATTCTGTCCATGCTGCCCTGCTCACGGCTCGACAATGGCGTGATCTCACGGGTAGATGCAGTGGTGACCCAATGCAACCTCAATGACCTCAACACCATTTCTTTTGCCATCGCCAAGTGGGTGCGTACTGATCTCTCCTACCACCACAACACTCCCACTAAATACGTCCGTCTGCTGCAAACCCTGAACGCCTGCGGGCACCAGAGGCTGCGAACCGCTGACAGGCTGGACTTGGTGCTGGAGGAGCTCAAGTACATTTCGGGAGAGTGGTTTGAGGAGATGCTTGTCGGAGAGACGATGGTCACCCTGCAGCGGATGATGGACCAAATAAATTGGACCAATGTGCCTGAGTTGGCCCTCTTCTTAGCCAAGATAAATCACCTCTGCCCTCCCTTGATGGACCGTATTGCCAGTGTGGCCATTAAAGACGTTGACAAG ATTCACTACTCGGCAACGTATGCCACCCTGCTACCCTTCTCCGTCCTGAATTATGATAATCCACAAGCAGACGAGTTGTATGATGTTTATATTCGGCACTTCACTCCACACATGA gCTCCTTTGACCCACATCTGCTAGTTCTCCTGGCGTACTCTTTGGCTTTGGCTGACTGTTTCCCTGAAGAACTAGTCCGAGAAATCTTCAGTTTAGACTTTCTGGGAAAGCTGGACGTCCAACTAGAAA CCCTACCCGATACCCTCAATATGCGCACCAGACTCCGCCTCATGGAGCTCAATCGCGCTGTGTGTCTTGAGTGTCCAGAGTTCCAGGTGCCGTGGTTTCATGAGCGCTACTGCCAGCAGATGCAAAAGAAAG ggACTGGCTTTGTCACTCCTGCACAACAGCAAATCCACAAAATGTTGGGTGAAGTTCTTGATGGCATAAACCGTGTTCGACTAGCAGTTGTCACTCCATATTTTTACACCATAG ACTTCGAATGTATACTCGACAAGAACCTGCAGCCGTTGACCTACATCgagccaaacacactgcagatgtCAGAGCAAGGAAAGGTCCACTGGGGGACAAGCTCACTGGAAAACATCAGGGATGAGCTGCCACCTGGAGCTCAGAG AGTGGCTGTGGACTTTCTTGATTCAAAGTCCTTCTGCAAGAATTCTCGCAACATGAAAGGCAAAGCCCTCATGAGAAAAAGACACCTCGAAATCCTGGGATACCGTGTGGTTCAG ATCCCTCACTTTGAATGGAACTCCATGGAGCTCTCATCACAGGATGCCTGGAAGAAATATCttaagaagaaaatatttgaatag
- the klhl41a gene encoding kelch-like protein 41a, whose translation MDPQGLREDLRLFQTTLLQDGLKELLNENKLIDCVLKVEDRSIPCHRLILAACSPYFRELFFSQDGKEVDKKEVVLENLDHCVMDMIVNYMYSAEIDINDNNVQDILAVANRFQIPSVFTVCVNYLQKRLSKKNCLAIYRLGLMLNCARLAIAARDYIADRFETIAQDEDFLGLAPPELFAIIGADALNVEKEEVVFETLMKWIRKDKEKRTKSLEEAFECIRFRLLPEKYFKEKVEKDDLIKSNPELLKKIKVIKEAFAGKIPEKKKGQDDDEGEEAKLPGYLNDNRRYGMYAKDVVLMINDTAAVAYDVQENECFLAAMAEQIPRNHVSLMSKKNNLYVLGGLFVDEEDKDSPLQCYHYQLDSLTADWVALPPMPSPRCLFAMGEFENLIFAVAGKDLQSNESHDTVMCYDTEKMKWTETKKLPLKIHGHCVVSENGLVYCIGGKTDDNKSTNKMFAYNHKRSEWKEVASMKTPRSMFGAVVHKGKIIVAGGVNEEGLTAACEAYDFGTNKWSPFTEFPQERSSVNLVSCGGALYAVGGFAMVENENKECAPSEIIDIWQYEEDKKQWTGMIREMRYAAGASCVSMHLNAARMPRL comes from the exons ATGGATCCCCAAGGCTTGAGGGAAGATCTCCGTCTGTTTCAGACCACTTTGCTGCAGGATGGACTCAAAGAGCTTCTGAATGAGAACAAGTTGATTGACTGTGTCCTCAAAGTAGAAGACAGGAGCATCCCCTGCCATCGGCTCATTCTGGCAGCTTGTAGTCCATATTTCCGGGAGCTGTTCTTCTCACAGGATGGCAAAGAAGTGGACAAAAAGGAGGTTGTTCTAGAGAACCTTGATCATTGTGTCATGGATATGATTGTAAATTACATGTACTCAGCAGAGATTGACATCAATGACAACAATGTACAGGATATTTTGGCTGTTGCCAACCGCTTCCAGATCCCTTCAGTGTTCACAGTATGTGTGAATTATCTCCAGAAGAGGCTGTCAAAGAAAAACTGCCTTGCCATCTACAGGCTGGGACTGATGCTGAACTGCGCCAGGTTGGCAATTGCAGCTCGAGATTACATTGCAGATCGTTTTGAGACCATAGCCCAGGATGAGGATTTCCTAGGGCTAGCTCCACCTGAACTCTTTGCCATTATCGGAGCAGATGCACTGAATGTAGAAAAAGAGGAGGTAGTGTTTGAGACCCTCATGAAGTGGAtcaggaaagacaaagagaagcgAACAAAATCCTTAGAAGAGGCCTTTGAGTGCATTCGTTTCCGTTTACTCCCAGAGAAGTACTTCAAGGAAAAGGTGGAGAAAGATGACCTCATTAAAAGTAATCCTGAGCTtctcaaaaaaatcaaagtaatAAAGGAAGCCTTTGCAGGGAAGATTCCTGAGAAGAAAAAGGGacaagatgatgatgagggagaggaggcaaAGTTGCCCGGGTACCTGAACGATAACCGCAGATACGGCATGTACGCCAAAGACGTGGTTCTGATGATTAatgacactgctgctgtggcctACGATGTACAGGAGAATGAATGTTTTCTTGCTGCAATGGCAGAGCAGATCCCTCGAAACCACGTCAGTCTGATGTCAAAGAAGAACAATCTGTATGTGTTAGGGGGACTGTTTGTAGAtgaagaggacaaagacagCCCACTGCAGTGTTACCATTACCAg TTGGACAGCCTCACTGCTGACTGGGTTGCCCTGCCACCCATGCCCTCCCCCAGGTGCTTGTTTGCGATGGGGGAATTTGAAAATCTCATCTTTGCTGTAGCAGGAAAAGATTTACAGTCCAATGAGTCCCATGACACTGTTATGTGCTATGACACTGA aaaaatgaagtgGACTGAAACAAAGAAGTTGCCCTTGAAAATCCACGGCCATTGTGTGGTCTCTGAGAACGGGCTGGTGTACTGCATTGGAGGCAAAACAGATGACAA TAAATCGACCAACAAGATGTTTGCATACAACCATAAGAGGTCAGAGTGGAAGGAGGTGGCTTCCATGAAGACACCCAGATCGATGTTTGGCGCAGTTGTCCACAAAGGGAAGATCATCGTCGCTGGGGGAGTCAATGAAGAAGGCCTCACTGCTGCATGTGAAGCATACGACTTTGGAACCAACAA GTGGTCACCCTTCACAGAGTTCCCCCAGGAGAGGAGTTCAGTCAACCTGGTCAGCTGCGGTGGAGCTCTGTACGCTGTAGGAGGCTTTGCCATGGTGGAGAACGAGAACAAAGAGTGTGCACCCAGTGAAATCATTGACATTTGGCA GTATGAGGAGGACAAGAAACAGTGGACCGGTATGATCAGAGAGATGCGCTATGCAGCCGGAGCCTCCTGCGTGTCCATGCATCTGAATGCAGCCAGAATGCCAAGACTGTAA